From a single Flavobacterium sp. genomic region:
- the rodA gene encoding rod shape-determining protein RodA, with translation MKNQSVGNRIDFISILLYVVLVIMGWMTIYSASLPLEETSIFDISQIYGRQMLFIGLTIPLIFIILFTDAKIFERLSFVFYSLGIILLLGLFVFGVTKKGQTNWYQFGGFGFQPSEFVKTATALLLAKYLSYSQINLKLTKHQIIGLAIVGLPILLILMQPDAGSAMIFVSLIFVLNREGLPSWYFFAGIIAIALFFLSLVIQPMYLISVILVIMIIHYIFNRKISRNPIVYGLLYLVMAGFSYSVSYVYDSVLEPHQKDRINVLIGDDVDMKREGYNLNQSMIAIGSGGLLGKGYLEGTQTKGGFVPEQHTDYIFTTVGEEWGFIGSITVILLFVALFLRIIYLAENQKTKFSRVYGYCVATYLFTHFFVNIAMLIKLFPTIGVPLPFFSYGGSSLWAFTILLFIFIKLDANKVNEW, from the coding sequence ATGAAAAATCAAAGCGTAGGAAATAGAATCGACTTTATCAGCATATTACTTTACGTTGTTTTAGTAATTATGGGCTGGATGACTATTTATTCTGCCTCTTTACCTTTAGAAGAAACTTCCATTTTTGATATTTCTCAAATATATGGAAGACAAATGCTGTTTATTGGCTTAACCATTCCCCTTATCTTTATAATATTATTTACTGATGCTAAAATATTTGAACGTCTCTCGTTTGTTTTTTACAGTTTAGGAATTATACTATTACTTGGATTATTTGTTTTTGGTGTTACCAAAAAAGGACAAACCAACTGGTATCAATTTGGAGGTTTTGGTTTTCAACCTTCAGAATTTGTTAAAACCGCAACAGCTCTTTTACTTGCTAAATATTTAAGTTATTCGCAAATTAATTTAAAATTAACCAAACATCAAATCATAGGATTAGCAATTGTTGGACTGCCAATTCTTCTAATATTAATGCAACCCGATGCTGGTAGTGCCATGATATTTGTTTCTTTGATATTTGTATTAAATAGAGAAGGATTGCCAAGCTGGTATTTCTTTGCTGGAATAATAGCAATTGCCTTATTCTTTTTATCCTTGGTAATACAGCCTATGTACTTAATTTCTGTTATATTGGTAATCATGATTATTCATTATATTTTTAACAGAAAAATATCTAGAAACCCAATTGTCTATGGATTACTTTACTTAGTAATGGCAGGATTTTCATATTCTGTAAGCTATGTTTATGATAGTGTTTTAGAACCTCATCAAAAAGATCGTATAAACGTTTTAATTGGTGATGATGTAGACATGAAACGCGAAGGTTACAACTTAAACCAATCTATGATAGCCATTGGGTCTGGAGGGTTACTAGGTAAAGGCTATTTAGAGGGAACGCAAACTAAAGGTGGTTTTGTTCCTGAACAACATACCGATTATATTTTTACTACAGTAGGTGAAGAATGGGGTTTTATTGGAAGTATAACGGTAATTCTATTGTTTGTTGCCTTATTTTTAAGAATCATCTATTTAGCCGAGAATCAGAAAACCAAATTTAGTAGGGTTTATGGTTATTGTGTAGCAACCTATTTGTTTACACATTTCTTTGTAAATATCGCCATGTTAATTAAGTTATTCCCAACTATTGGAGTTCCACTACCCTTTTTCTCATATGGTGGTTCGAGTTTGTGGGCGTTTACAATTTTGCTTTTTATCTTCATTAAATTAGATGCTAATAAAGTAAATGAGTGGTAA